A single genomic interval of Halobacillus halophilus DSM 2266 harbors:
- the yycF gene encoding response regulator YycF produces the protein MALKILVVDDEKPIADILKFNLEKEGYEVVCAYDGDEAIQKADEADPDLILLDIMLPNKDGNEVCREVRKNHNMPIIMLTAKDAEIDKVLGLEMGADDYVTKPFSNRELIARVKANLRRQQQEPEDSSQQPKDITIGRLSIHPDAYTVTRDGSYIELTHREFELLHYLARHIGQVMTREHLLETVWGYDYYGDVRTVDVTVRRLREKIEENPSNPVWIVTRRGVGYYLRNPEQE, from the coding sequence ATGGCACTGAAGATCTTAGTTGTAGACGATGAAAAGCCAATTGCAGATATATTGAAATTCAATTTAGAAAAAGAAGGATATGAGGTCGTGTGTGCCTATGATGGTGATGAAGCCATTCAAAAAGCAGACGAAGCAGACCCTGATTTAATTTTATTAGATATTATGCTTCCGAATAAAGACGGTAACGAAGTCTGCCGGGAAGTGCGCAAGAATCATAATATGCCGATTATTATGCTGACAGCTAAAGATGCTGAAATAGATAAAGTTTTAGGACTTGAAATGGGTGCCGATGATTATGTCACCAAACCATTCAGTAATCGCGAACTGATTGCCCGCGTCAAAGCTAATTTGCGGCGTCAGCAGCAGGAGCCGGAAGACAGCTCCCAGCAGCCTAAAGACATAACGATCGGAAGATTATCGATTCATCCAGATGCTTATACCGTAACCCGTGACGGCTCTTACATTGAGCTGACTCACCGTGAATTTGAATTATTACATTACTTAGCCCGTCATATCGGACAGGTCATGACGCGTGAGCATTTGCTGGAGACCGTCTGGGGCTACGACTATTACGGAGACGTGAGAACCGTAGACGTGACTGTGCGTCGCCTGCGCGAGAAGATCGAAGAAAATCCAAGTAATCCTGTCTGGATCGTTACCAGACGCGGAGTTGGTTATTATTTAAGAAATCCAGAGCAGGAGTAG
- a CDS encoding peptidoglycan DD-metalloendopeptidase family protein — protein MKKDRRAVLSKAAFTGVLVLSLTVGTAYADKNLNTVYQVYVDDESIGTVEKKEDIQAFIEDRVHRAEITYSEEDLKLNEDITFTREKNLSSESNKAKVLDQLEESISVSAESVQVNIDDQTVAHLSDHEEIEDVKKRLKEKYVEENILTQLESKDSKGKPIEKEEGESGILSVELSHEIKGESSEVHPSQISSVSQAVQEVKNGVVVENSDESQGGNKPIEGEVSEPLTEVVVKEKDVQEQTIESSRKIVETNDLLKGETETKQEGSDGRKEIHTLITKKNGSVETRETLKEEVVEEPVEEVILKGTKIIPSRGTGTFAWPAVEGTITSHVGERWGRYHKGIDIAGVDDRTIKAADNGEVVTAEYQSGFGNKVVIDHNNGYETIYAHLDSIDVEVGETVRKGNKLGVMGTTGNSTGVHLHFEIHKDGKLEDPASFFK, from the coding sequence ATGAAGAAAGATAGAAGAGCGGTTTTGTCAAAGGCCGCTTTTACAGGAGTGCTGGTATTAAGCTTAACGGTGGGGACAGCTTATGCAGATAAGAATTTAAATACGGTGTATCAGGTATATGTGGATGATGAATCTATCGGAACCGTAGAAAAAAAGGAAGACATTCAGGCCTTTATCGAGGATCGTGTGCATCGAGCGGAAATCACATATAGCGAAGAAGACCTTAAACTGAACGAAGATATTACCTTTACGCGTGAGAAAAATCTTTCGTCTGAGAGCAATAAAGCGAAAGTGCTGGACCAATTAGAGGAATCGATTTCCGTTTCTGCTGAATCCGTTCAAGTAAACATAGATGATCAAACGGTCGCTCACCTTTCTGACCATGAGGAAATAGAGGACGTTAAAAAGCGGTTGAAAGAAAAATATGTGGAAGAGAACATTCTTACTCAATTAGAGTCCAAAGATTCGAAAGGTAAACCAATAGAGAAGGAAGAAGGTGAATCCGGCATTTTATCGGTTGAGCTCAGCCATGAAATTAAAGGAGAGAGCTCTGAGGTTCACCCTTCCCAAATATCTTCAGTCTCACAAGCCGTGCAAGAGGTGAAAAATGGAGTTGTGGTGGAAAATAGTGATGAAAGCCAGGGAGGAAATAAACCGATTGAGGGGGAAGTTTCCGAACCTCTGACCGAGGTAGTCGTTAAAGAAAAAGACGTTCAGGAACAAACCATAGAGTCTTCCCGAAAGATTGTAGAAACCAACGATCTATTAAAAGGGGAGACTGAAACAAAACAAGAAGGCAGCGATGGAAGAAAAGAAATCCATACCTTGATTACCAAAAAGAATGGAAGCGTGGAAACGAGAGAAACCTTAAAAGAAGAAGTGGTGGAAGAACCTGTCGAAGAAGTGATTCTTAAAGGAACGAAAATCATCCCTTCGCGTGGTACAGGGACTTTCGCCTGGCCCGCAGTTGAAGGAACGATTACGAGCCATGTGGGTGAAAGATGGGGAAGGTATCATAAAGGAATTGATATTGCAGGTGTGGATGACCGTACAATCAAGGCTGCTGATAACGGAGAAGTCGTTACGGCTGAATATCAGAGTGGTTTTGGCAATAAAGTCGTAATTGATCATAATAACGGATATGAAACGATTTATGCTCACCTTGATTCGATTGACGTGGAGGTAGGAGAGACCGTTCGAAAAGGAAACAAGCTAGGTGTTATGGGGACGACGGGCAACTCCACGGGTGTTCACTTGCATTTTGAAATTCACAAAGATGGAAAACTCGAGGATCCAGCTTCATTTTTCAAGTAA